One part of the Candidatus Bathyarchaeota archaeon genome encodes these proteins:
- a CDS encoding bifunctional 5,6,7,8-tetrahydromethanopterin hydro-lyase/3-hexulose-6-phosphate synthase codes for MPTINDDKKENSAPVYLIGESLVGEGNEVAHVDLMIGDKSGPVGQAFANGLTSLSAGHTPLLAVIRPNLPPKPHTLIVPKVTVKNMEDTGKIFGPAQAAVAKAIADSAEEGVIPVDKLDEWVIICSVFIHPQATDYRRIYQYNYGATKMALQRALKKYPSLDKIIYDKDRAKHPIMGFKVPRLWRPPYLQIALDAPSLEGAKKVIEQLPGSDRIILEVGTPLIKRYGTRVIGELRKLASDKFIIADLKTLDVGKVEADIAYEDTADAVVAAGLAPPETLDATVQEARRLGIYAVIDMLNVEDVLAKLKSINDLPDIVILHRGIDQETGRSCGLERIQMIRKAFPNKKLLIAVAGGIVPETAKEALEQGADILIVGRYVTQSKDVERSVRDFLELTPAMREDVDLYRVHTE; via the coding sequence ATGCCGACAATAAATGATGATAAAAAAGAAAATTCAGCACCCGTTTACTTGATTGGTGAATCACTGGTCGGGGAAGGAAACGAAGTTGCGCATGTTGACCTCATGATAGGCGACAAGTCAGGTCCAGTTGGCCAAGCATTCGCCAACGGCCTCACCAGCCTCTCAGCAGGCCACACACCGCTGCTTGCAGTCATCCGCCCTAACCTGCCGCCTAAACCCCACACGCTTATCGTGCCAAAAGTCACAGTTAAAAACATGGAGGACACCGGCAAAATCTTCGGTCCCGCCCAAGCCGCGGTTGCCAAAGCCATCGCTGACTCAGCCGAGGAAGGCGTAATCCCCGTTGACAAACTCGACGAATGGGTTATCATCTGCAGTGTCTTCATTCATCCGCAGGCAACGGATTACCGCAGAATCTACCAGTACAACTACGGCGCAACCAAGATGGCGCTGCAGCGTGCCCTCAAGAAGTACCCCTCGCTGGACAAAATCATCTACGACAAAGACCGCGCCAAGCACCCCATAATGGGCTTTAAAGTTCCACGCCTCTGGAGGCCACCGTACCTGCAGATTGCACTCGACGCGCCATCCTTGGAGGGAGCAAAGAAAGTTATCGAGCAGCTGCCGGGAAGCGACCGAATCATCCTTGAAGTCGGAACCCCACTTATCAAACGCTACGGCACCCGCGTCATCGGCGAACTCCGCAAATTGGCCTCTGATAAATTCATCATTGCTGACCTTAAAACCCTCGACGTCGGCAAAGTCGAGGCAGACATCGCATACGAGGATACAGCTGATGCGGTTGTCGCAGCTGGGCTTGCTCCACCGGAAACCCTTGACGCCACGGTACAGGAAGCCAGGCGGCTAGGCATCTACGCAGTCATCGACATGCTTAACGTGGAAGACGTATTAGCTAAACTCAAGTCGATTAACGATTTACCCGACATCGTTATCTTGCACCGGGGTATCGATCAGGAAACAGGCAGAAGCTGCGGGCTTGAACGCATACAGATGATCCGCAAAGCCTTCCCCAACAAGAAACTACTCATCGCAGTCGCAGGCGGCATCGTTCCAGAAACCGCTAAAGAAGCACTCGAGCAGGGCGCAGATATACTCATAGTCGGCCGCTACGTCACCCAATCCAAAGATGTTGAACGCTCAGTCCGGGACTTCCTTGAGTTAACACCGGCAATGCGTGAAGACGTAGACCTCTACCGCGTCCACACCGAGTAA